Proteins from a genomic interval of Rhodococcoides fascians A25f:
- a CDS encoding nuclear transport factor 2 family protein: MSDFQNSSAAAQVRALIGAHTQAQDAGRTEEIVDLYTVDGVLDVPGFGQITGRDALRAAFEGWVPTTPQRHLVANTLITVDSDDEATASSDVAFFQRGESGWAVKVLGKYEDTLRLQDGRWRFAKRATTYQA, encoded by the coding sequence GTGAGTGACTTCCAGAATTCCTCTGCCGCAGCGCAGGTGCGCGCATTGATCGGTGCCCACACGCAGGCTCAAGATGCCGGCCGAACCGAGGAGATCGTCGATCTCTACACGGTGGACGGAGTGCTCGACGTACCGGGCTTCGGTCAGATCACCGGTCGGGATGCGCTCCGCGCGGCGTTCGAGGGTTGGGTACCGACAACACCACAGCGGCATCTCGTGGCGAACACGCTCATCACGGTCGACAGCGATGACGAGGCCACCGCCAGCAGTGACGTCGCATTCTTTCAGCGAGGCGAATCAGGCTGGGCCGTAAAGGTATTGGGCAAGTACGAGGACACGTTGCGGTTGCAGGACGGTCGCTGGCGATTCGCCAAGCGCGCCACTACATACCAGGCATAA
- a CDS encoding SDR family NAD(P)-dependent oxidoreductase, with the protein MSELQFDGRVAVITGAGRGIGRAYAKLLGARGASVVVNDFGGSIEGEGSDSGPAQTVVDEIVAAGGKAVPNTDDVSTAAGATAIIDTAIEQFGRIDIVVNNAGIVRYAGMPEVTLDNVERHIAVHLLGAFNTSKAAFPHMIEQGYGRIIHTTSTGMLGLDNNLPYATAKAGLVGMTRSMKLAGDPHDIKTNLIAPAAMTRMAGMDEPPDNAEAVPGQPHMPSAAVAPMVAFLAHESCPVNGEIYVAGAGRFARLFIGSTQGYYKPSGAPTIEDVAENWAEINDETGYFVPDDLMDWSGKFLAHQFQ; encoded by the coding sequence ATGTCCGAACTTCAGTTCGACGGACGCGTCGCAGTGATCACCGGAGCCGGTCGCGGAATCGGACGGGCGTACGCCAAGCTCCTCGGTGCTCGAGGAGCCAGCGTCGTGGTCAACGACTTCGGTGGCTCGATCGAGGGTGAGGGCAGCGACTCGGGCCCGGCGCAGACAGTGGTGGACGAAATCGTTGCTGCCGGTGGCAAAGCTGTTCCGAACACCGATGACGTGTCGACGGCGGCAGGTGCCACGGCAATCATCGATACGGCAATCGAGCAGTTCGGCCGCATCGACATCGTGGTCAACAACGCAGGCATCGTGCGCTATGCGGGAATGCCCGAGGTCACTCTGGACAACGTCGAGCGTCATATCGCCGTCCACCTGCTCGGTGCCTTCAACACCAGCAAGGCCGCATTTCCGCACATGATCGAGCAGGGTTACGGCAGGATCATCCACACGACCTCGACGGGCATGCTCGGTCTCGACAACAACCTGCCCTACGCCACGGCGAAGGCCGGACTGGTCGGCATGACTCGAAGTATGAAGCTGGCGGGCGATCCGCACGACATCAAGACCAATCTCATTGCGCCGGCGGCAATGACTCGAATGGCAGGGATGGACGAGCCACCGGACAACGCCGAAGCCGTGCCGGGCCAACCGCATATGCCGTCGGCCGCGGTTGCTCCCATGGTCGCATTCCTTGCGCATGAGAGCTGCCCCGTCAACGGCGAGATCTACGTCGCGGGTGCCGGACGCTTCGCGCGCCTGTTCATCGGGTCGACCCAGGGCTACTACAAGCCCTCCGGTGCCCCAACGATCGAGGACGTGGCCGAGAATTGGGCCGAGATCAACGACGAAACCGGCTACTTCGTACCGGACGATCTGATGGACTGGTCGGGTAAATTCCTGGCCCATCAGTTCCAATGA
- a CDS encoding cyclase family protein, with translation MTKRWKQRPPGSNWGDFGDDDELGRINLVTAEKVLEGVREVQTGETFSLSLPLDYPGGSALNQRRYPPILRPTEDLMHNQDTFYNIVARDKIAPNFIDVWGDDVVTLWLQYSTQWDSLAHQGALFDADEDGVDEAVYYNGFRADEHIVGPKEDAKGDGSGSLSFAKNLGLEHMAEHGVQGRGVLIDIAHHLGDTKHEWQPIGYAKLKEIMDKDGVVVEPGDMVILHTGFADQILRWEKNPDPTKIQAMYAYLDAEDPEILQWITDSGLAALISDNYAVEGFVPGDETPHSLLPIHNLCLFKLGIPLGELWNTQALADWLRAHERSRFLLTAPPLNLPGTMGSPLTPVATV, from the coding sequence GTGACCAAGCGGTGGAAGCAGCGCCCCCCGGGTTCCAACTGGGGCGATTTCGGCGATGATGACGAACTGGGGCGTATCAACCTCGTCACAGCGGAGAAAGTGCTCGAGGGCGTCCGAGAGGTCCAGACCGGCGAGACGTTCAGCCTGAGTCTGCCGCTCGACTATCCCGGTGGTTCGGCGTTGAACCAGCGTCGTTACCCGCCGATTCTTCGGCCCACCGAGGACCTGATGCACAATCAGGACACCTTCTACAACATCGTTGCTCGTGACAAGATCGCGCCGAACTTCATCGATGTGTGGGGCGATGACGTCGTCACCTTGTGGCTTCAGTACTCGACGCAGTGGGATTCACTCGCTCATCAGGGCGCATTGTTCGACGCGGACGAGGACGGCGTCGACGAAGCCGTGTACTACAACGGTTTCCGAGCCGACGAGCATATCGTCGGTCCGAAAGAAGATGCGAAAGGCGATGGCAGCGGCAGCCTTTCCTTCGCGAAGAACCTCGGACTCGAGCACATGGCAGAACACGGGGTGCAGGGGCGCGGCGTTCTCATCGATATCGCCCATCACCTGGGCGACACCAAGCACGAATGGCAGCCCATCGGTTACGCCAAGCTCAAAGAAATCATGGACAAGGACGGCGTCGTCGTCGAGCCGGGTGACATGGTGATCCTTCATACCGGTTTCGCCGATCAGATTCTGCGGTGGGAGAAGAACCCGGACCCCACGAAGATTCAGGCCATGTACGCCTACCTGGACGCCGAGGATCCCGAAATCCTGCAGTGGATCACCGATTCCGGCCTCGCGGCATTGATCTCCGACAACTACGCGGTCGAAGGTTTCGTCCCGGGCGACGAGACACCGCACTCGCTGCTGCCGATTCACAACCTGTGTCTGTTCAAGCTGGGAATCCCACTCGGTGAGCTGTGGAACACGCAGGCACTTGCCGATTGGCTACGTGCACACGAGCGCAGTCGCTTCTTGCTCACTGCTCCTCCGCTGAATCTGCCCGGCACCATGGGTAGCCCCCTGACACCGGTCGCGACGGTCTGA
- a CDS encoding flavin-containing monooxygenase codes for MSQEVHERSAFDVDVVVIGAGVTGIYQAYRAREEGFSVQVLEAGHGVGGTWFWNRYPEARFDSESYTYGYLFSKELWEEWEWSERFAGQPEIERYFNYVVDKFDLRKDIRFDSKVVSSSFDESTGGWTTTTEDDFVVTSRYLVAATGVLSVPFYPNVEGRESFQGESYHTGLWPSAPVDFTGKRVAVIGTGSSGVQLIPVVAREAASLTVYQRTANWCTPLNNAPISAEEQAELKANYESIKATLDTSVSGFLHKMDFRKFEEDADVDRLPFYEKMWSSPGFEKLTTHYIDMTLNPVANKEWSDFVADKIRSLVDDPETAEKLIPKDHGYGGKRPPFVTDYFQVYNQPNVELVSLKETPMQRVTPVGIETESGVKEFDIIVWSTGYDFGTGALNRLGVSGRDGLELKSYWGDGPRTYLGTVAAGFPNFFFPGGPHGSTGNNPRYSGDQVEFVTDALKFARDNDIAVMEISAAAEEEWTAMMDSASVYSSFTDKSYFYGANIPGKPVKQLLNPAGRPTLQQIIAKTIQGGFEEFRLVRGRTDDRASV; via the coding sequence GTGAGCCAAGAAGTACACGAGCGCAGCGCGTTCGACGTCGACGTCGTCGTGATCGGTGCCGGGGTGACCGGTATCTACCAGGCCTACCGCGCCCGCGAGGAAGGCTTTTCGGTTCAGGTCCTCGAGGCCGGCCACGGCGTGGGCGGTACCTGGTTCTGGAACCGCTATCCCGAGGCTCGGTTCGACTCCGAGAGCTACACCTACGGCTATCTGTTCTCGAAGGAGCTGTGGGAAGAGTGGGAATGGTCCGAGCGCTTCGCCGGCCAGCCGGAGATCGAACGGTACTTCAACTACGTCGTCGACAAGTTCGATCTGCGCAAGGACATCCGCTTCGATTCGAAGGTGGTGTCCTCCTCCTTCGACGAGTCGACCGGTGGCTGGACGACCACGACCGAGGATGATTTCGTGGTGACAAGTCGATATCTGGTCGCGGCCACAGGTGTCCTGTCGGTCCCGTTCTATCCGAACGTGGAGGGACGTGAATCCTTCCAGGGCGAGAGCTACCACACTGGCCTGTGGCCCTCGGCCCCGGTCGATTTCACCGGCAAGCGCGTTGCGGTCATCGGCACTGGCTCCAGTGGAGTCCAGCTCATTCCGGTGGTGGCGCGTGAGGCCGCATCCTTGACCGTGTACCAGCGAACCGCCAACTGGTGCACGCCTCTGAACAACGCGCCGATCTCGGCCGAGGAGCAGGCCGAACTCAAGGCGAACTACGAGTCCATCAAGGCGACCTTGGACACCTCGGTCAGTGGTTTTCTGCACAAGATGGACTTTCGAAAGTTCGAGGAGGACGCAGACGTCGACCGTCTGCCCTTCTACGAGAAGATGTGGAGCAGCCCCGGATTCGAGAAGTTGACCACCCATTACATCGACATGACGCTCAACCCTGTCGCGAACAAAGAGTGGTCGGATTTCGTTGCCGACAAGATACGCAGTCTGGTCGACGATCCTGAGACTGCCGAGAAGCTCATTCCCAAGGATCACGGCTACGGCGGTAAGCGTCCGCCCTTCGTGACGGACTACTTCCAGGTGTACAACCAGCCAAACGTCGAGTTGGTGTCACTGAAGGAAACGCCGATGCAACGAGTCACCCCTGTTGGTATCGAAACCGAAAGTGGTGTCAAGGAATTCGACATCATCGTGTGGTCGACCGGCTACGACTTCGGCACCGGTGCACTGAATCGCCTCGGCGTCAGCGGACGGGACGGACTCGAGTTGAAGAGCTATTGGGGGGATGGGCCGAGAACCTACCTGGGCACTGTGGCAGCCGGGTTCCCCAACTTCTTCTTTCCCGGTGGTCCGCACGGGTCGACCGGAAACAACCCCCGTTACTCGGGTGATCAGGTCGAGTTCGTCACCGATGCGTTGAAGTTTGCTCGTGACAACGACATTGCAGTGATGGAGATCAGCGCCGCCGCGGAGGAAGAGTGGACGGCGATGATGGATTCCGCGAGTGTCTACTCGTCGTTCACCGACAAAAGCTACTTCTATGGAGCGAACATTCCAGGTAAGCCTGTCAAGCAACTGCTCAACCCGGCGGGTAGGCCGACGCTGCAGCAAATCATTGCCAAGACGATCCAGGGTGGATTCGAGGAGTTCCGTTTGGTGCGTGGCCGCACCGACGATCGGGCAAGTGTCTGA
- a CDS encoding alpha-ketoacid dehydrogenase subunit alpha/beta — MTTIETAFRTDAIEHPDTLTELYRRMRLIRQFEDRASRLYKTNQIPGFLHLSIGQEASAVGACWPLDDRDVVTSTHRGHGHCIAKGLDVDGMFAELMGKETGTCKGRGGSMHIADPRKGIFGANGIVGAGMPIAVGAGTAAQLKAEGAVVVAFFGDGAVAQGVFHESVNLAAVWDLPVIFFCENNGYAEFSSATDQHRATLEARAAGYGIEFHSVDGNDVTAVAALQTTLVERIRAGAGPMIVEAATYRWHGHYEGDPQSYRLEDELAQWKLRDPLELLADRMRSAGLGERVDAVNSEVQIAIDRAVTLAGEASYPAVETAGDYVYSERAFIPEPAEATEGVWKTMHAITAALARELDDDPSVFLAGIDVGEGGNVFGLTRGLAGKYPGRVRDTPISESAIMGTAVGAAMAGFKPVVELMYFDFIGVCLDQLMNQAAKLRFMTGGAASLPMVVRTQFAAGKSSGSQHSQSLEALLAHIPGLTVVMPSTPADTYGLLRAAIQDPNPVVFIENRLLYGMKGPKPADDHLIPLGKAIVRRPGSDVTVVSYSAMMQGCLAVADRLADSGIDTEVIDLRTISPLDFDTILTSLKKTNRLVVVHQAVGEFGVGAEIAARAVREGFWHLDAPVVRVTAAQSPAPYSPVLEKAWLPDEADIEAAIREVIDADPSGHS, encoded by the coding sequence ATGACCACAATCGAGACGGCATTCCGGACGGACGCGATCGAGCACCCGGACACACTCACCGAGCTCTATCGTCGTATGCGACTGATTCGGCAGTTCGAGGATCGAGCATCACGTCTGTACAAAACCAACCAGATCCCGGGCTTCCTGCACCTGTCGATCGGGCAGGAGGCCTCGGCTGTCGGCGCATGCTGGCCGCTGGACGACCGTGACGTCGTGACGTCCACGCACCGCGGCCACGGACATTGCATCGCCAAGGGGCTCGACGTCGATGGCATGTTTGCCGAGTTGATGGGGAAAGAGACCGGCACCTGTAAGGGTCGGGGCGGGTCGATGCATATCGCAGACCCCAGGAAGGGCATCTTCGGTGCCAACGGAATCGTGGGTGCAGGTATGCCGATTGCCGTCGGTGCCGGTACCGCAGCACAATTGAAGGCGGAAGGCGCGGTCGTCGTAGCGTTCTTCGGCGACGGAGCCGTTGCGCAGGGTGTCTTTCACGAGTCGGTGAACCTGGCTGCCGTGTGGGACCTTCCCGTGATCTTCTTCTGCGAGAACAACGGTTACGCGGAATTCTCCTCGGCCACCGATCAGCATCGCGCGACGCTCGAGGCCCGGGCTGCGGGATACGGAATCGAGTTCCACAGCGTCGATGGAAACGATGTGACTGCAGTAGCTGCATTGCAGACAACGTTGGTCGAGCGGATTCGCGCAGGTGCCGGGCCGATGATCGTAGAGGCTGCCACCTACAGATGGCACGGTCATTACGAGGGCGATCCGCAGAGCTACCGGCTGGAAGACGAACTGGCGCAATGGAAGCTGCGTGATCCGCTCGAGCTGCTCGCTGATCGTATGCGCTCGGCCGGGCTCGGTGAGCGCGTCGATGCGGTGAACAGCGAAGTTCAGATTGCCATCGACCGCGCCGTCACACTGGCAGGCGAGGCATCGTACCCGGCAGTCGAGACTGCCGGTGACTACGTCTACTCCGAGCGGGCGTTCATTCCCGAGCCGGCTGAGGCAACGGAGGGCGTGTGGAAGACGATGCACGCCATCACTGCTGCCCTCGCGCGTGAACTCGACGACGACCCGTCGGTCTTCCTCGCCGGTATAGACGTGGGGGAGGGCGGGAACGTCTTCGGTCTCACCAGGGGACTGGCGGGGAAGTATCCGGGGCGGGTTCGTGATACCCCGATCTCGGAGAGCGCCATCATGGGTACGGCTGTGGGTGCCGCGATGGCGGGGTTCAAGCCGGTTGTCGAGCTGATGTATTTCGACTTCATCGGTGTCTGTCTCGACCAGCTCATGAACCAAGCGGCCAAGCTGCGATTCATGACCGGCGGTGCCGCATCCTTGCCGATGGTGGTCCGCACTCAGTTCGCGGCAGGTAAGTCCTCCGGAAGCCAGCATTCGCAGAGCCTGGAGGCCCTGCTGGCGCATATCCCGGGCCTGACGGTGGTGATGCCGTCGACCCCGGCCGACACGTACGGTCTTCTTCGCGCGGCCATTCAAGACCCCAACCCGGTCGTGTTCATCGAGAATCGGTTGCTGTACGGGATGAAGGGGCCGAAGCCCGCCGACGACCACCTGATCCCACTCGGCAAGGCAATCGTTCGACGGCCGGGTTCCGACGTGACCGTCGTGTCGTACAGCGCAATGATGCAGGGATGTCTGGCCGTCGCGGATCGATTGGCCGACAGTGGTATCGACACCGAGGTCATCGATCTGCGAACGATCAGTCCGCTGGATTTCGACACGATCCTGACGTCGCTCAAGAAGACGAACCGGCTTGTCGTCGTTCATCAGGCGGTCGGTGAGTTCGGAGTAGGTGCCGAGATCGCGGCGCGAGCGGTACGTGAGGGCTTCTGGCATCTCGATGCACCGGTGGTGCGGGTGACCGCTGCGCAGTCTCCGGCACCGTACTCGCCAGTCCTGGAGAAAGCGTGGCTGCCCGACGAGGCGGATATCGAGGCCGCGATTCGAGAGGTGATCGACGCCGATCCGTCCGGCCACAGTTGA
- a CDS encoding acyl-CoA dehydrogenase family protein produces MDLELPAETLELQALCRSFAEKEIDPHAAFWSEEERFPSEVFVKMGELNLNGLLIPEEYGGMDVGYVSYVAAMEAIGGADQSLGAAWNAHSTIGSLPLLAFGTEKQKQDWLVPLATGSKIGAFGLTEPTAGSDAAGIRTTARADGDGWVINGGKMFITNAGTDISIGVTILAVTGKNDDGTKRYGTFFIPTGTEGYTVGKSLHKLGWHAMDTRELVFDNCWIPSENLIGEEGNGLRQFLDVLDGGRISVAALALSLAQTALDLAIDHAKNREQFGSPLTKFQAVQHKIADMATEIEAARSLVYRAAWLADNKKPFGQAAAMAKVYASEVANRAASSSLQIHGGYGYIRESKISRFYSDAKILEIGEGTNEIQRNVIARSVINAKRR; encoded by the coding sequence ATGGACTTAGAGCTGCCGGCCGAGACACTCGAGCTTCAGGCACTGTGCCGATCGTTCGCGGAGAAAGAGATAGACCCGCACGCGGCATTCTGGTCCGAGGAAGAACGGTTCCCCTCGGAGGTCTTCGTCAAGATGGGTGAACTCAACCTCAACGGGCTTCTGATTCCGGAGGAGTACGGCGGCATGGACGTGGGCTACGTGTCGTACGTCGCCGCCATGGAAGCCATCGGTGGTGCGGATCAGTCCCTCGGCGCTGCATGGAACGCGCACTCCACGATCGGGTCGCTTCCGCTGCTAGCTTTCGGAACGGAGAAGCAGAAGCAGGACTGGCTGGTCCCGCTCGCCACCGGATCCAAGATCGGCGCGTTCGGGTTGACCGAGCCCACGGCGGGTTCCGATGCTGCGGGCATTCGCACAACCGCCCGTGCAGACGGGGACGGTTGGGTCATCAACGGCGGCAAGATGTTCATCACCAACGCAGGCACGGATATCAGTATCGGCGTAACGATTCTGGCTGTGACCGGTAAGAACGATGACGGAACCAAGCGTTACGGTACGTTCTTCATCCCCACGGGTACGGAGGGCTATACCGTAGGTAAATCGCTCCACAAACTCGGCTGGCACGCGATGGATACGCGCGAACTCGTCTTCGACAACTGCTGGATTCCGTCGGAGAACCTCATCGGCGAAGAGGGAAACGGCCTACGGCAATTCCTCGACGTCCTGGACGGTGGCCGAATCAGCGTCGCAGCACTTGCACTATCACTCGCCCAGACCGCGCTCGACCTCGCAATCGATCACGCCAAGAATCGTGAACAGTTCGGCAGCCCTCTCACCAAATTCCAAGCAGTGCAGCACAAGATCGCAGACATGGCGACCGAGATCGAGGCGGCCAGAAGCCTCGTCTACCGAGCAGCGTGGTTGGCGGACAACAAGAAGCCGTTCGGTCAAGCGGCCGCCATGGCCAAGGTCTACGCATCGGAGGTCGCAAACCGCGCGGCCAGTTCCAGCCTCCAGATTCACGGTGGTTACGGCTACATTCGCGAATCGAAGATCTCGCGTTTCTATTCCGATGCGAAGATACTCGAAATCGGCGAGGGTACCAACGAGATTCAGCGAAACGTGATCGCGCGCAGTGTGATCAACGCGAAGCGGCGATGA
- a CDS encoding SDR family NAD(P)-dependent oxidoreductase, translated as MVYSSSDTRTSPFDLIGKVVWVTGAGKGLGSAIVHALHDAGATVVLTSRTESDLFRVAEELTEAGPTARASVIAGAVDEPGFAAEAVRDIVSEHGRVDALINCAGISPSFTRSERVTDEDWRRVIAVNLDGAFFCAREAGAQMLTQGAGSIVNVTSVHAVTGFERIAAYAASKGGLDALTKTLAVEWARHGVRVNSLAPGYFRTDLSSGLLDSKWGETILSATPMGRLGIPSELGGAAVFLASDASSYVTGTSVNVDGGWVAR; from the coding sequence ATGGTCTATTCATCGTCCGACACGAGAACATCTCCGTTCGACCTGATCGGCAAAGTCGTCTGGGTGACCGGTGCAGGGAAAGGTTTGGGATCGGCCATTGTGCATGCGTTGCACGACGCGGGAGCGACGGTCGTTCTGACTTCTCGTACGGAGTCCGACTTGTTCCGAGTGGCAGAAGAATTGACAGAAGCGGGGCCCACGGCTCGCGCGTCGGTGATTGCAGGTGCAGTCGACGAACCGGGCTTCGCGGCCGAGGCGGTGAGAGACATCGTCTCCGAACACGGCCGCGTCGATGCGCTGATCAACTGCGCAGGAATAAGTCCCAGTTTCACCCGAAGCGAGCGAGTGACCGACGAGGACTGGAGACGCGTCATCGCAGTCAATCTCGACGGCGCATTCTTCTGCGCTCGCGAGGCCGGTGCCCAGATGTTGACCCAAGGTGCAGGAAGCATCGTCAATGTCACCTCGGTTCATGCGGTGACGGGTTTCGAACGCATCGCTGCGTACGCGGCCAGCAAAGGTGGGCTGGATGCACTGACGAAGACTCTTGCCGTCGAGTGGGCTCGACACGGCGTTCGGGTCAATTCTCTTGCCCCCGGCTACTTTCGCACCGATCTGTCCTCCGGGCTGCTGGACAGTAAGTGGGGCGAGACCATCCTTTCGGCGACTCCGATGGGACGGCTGGGCATCCCATCCGAACTGGGTGGCGCTGCTGTGTTTCTGGCGAGTGACGCCAGCTCGTATGTCACGGGAACATCTGTCAACGTCGACGGAGGTTGGGTGGCCCGCTGA
- a CDS encoding acyl-CoA synthetase produces MINFATVVDRNAARFPDRIAVSETNREVTHEELRTRVDALAVALVELGIGRGDIIGVLLYNHIEFIETMFAANRIGAAIVPLNYRLSDAEWTFILQHAEAVAIVTEAEFADKIDVIGPHLPLLRTKVTLSDPSGPTWNRYSDLVDRHLGETTDLADVDPSELQRLMYTSGTTSRPKGVKISHENLIFKNLAHILEFSLTSSDTTLVCGPLYHVGGMDLPGLATLHVGGSLRLLRKFDPNAVIDAIEQERPTNIWLAPSMMNAVLQLPNIEDRDTRSIRFITGGGEKMPVPLLDRIAHVFPASWFADAYGLTETVSGDTINDAEHMRSKVGSVGRAVAHTQIAIFDDDGKRVQAGQLGEIAVRGPKVTSGYWRDEQATEKALKNGWFHTGDIGRLDTDGFLYIEDRKKDMIVSGGENIASPEVERVLYEFPDVIEAAVIGVPDDRWGEVPKAFVVLRPGSTAGIEDLKEFCRGRLAKYKVPSSIVYIESLPRTPSGKVLKRTLREAT; encoded by the coding sequence ATGATCAATTTCGCGACCGTGGTCGACAGAAATGCGGCACGTTTCCCCGACCGCATTGCAGTATCGGAGACGAACCGTGAGGTCACCCACGAGGAGCTGCGCACTCGCGTCGATGCGCTTGCCGTGGCATTGGTGGAACTCGGCATCGGGCGCGGCGACATTATCGGCGTTCTGCTGTACAACCACATCGAGTTCATCGAAACCATGTTCGCGGCCAACAGGATCGGTGCCGCCATCGTGCCACTGAACTATCGGCTGTCCGACGCCGAGTGGACGTTCATTCTCCAACACGCCGAAGCCGTGGCAATCGTGACCGAGGCAGAGTTCGCGGACAAGATCGATGTGATCGGTCCGCACTTGCCGCTGCTTCGAACCAAGGTCACACTCTCGGATCCGAGCGGTCCGACGTGGAATCGATACTCCGACTTGGTTGATCGGCATCTCGGCGAGACTACCGATCTCGCGGATGTCGACCCGTCCGAGCTGCAGAGGCTGATGTACACCTCGGGCACGACATCGCGTCCCAAGGGCGTCAAGATTTCCCACGAAAACCTGATTTTCAAGAACCTTGCGCATATTCTGGAGTTCTCGCTGACCTCATCGGACACCACTCTGGTGTGCGGCCCGCTCTATCACGTCGGCGGTATGGACCTCCCCGGGTTGGCGACGCTCCACGTCGGCGGCAGTCTGCGCCTACTGCGCAAATTCGATCCGAATGCCGTCATCGACGCAATCGAGCAGGAGCGTCCGACGAACATCTGGCTTGCTCCATCGATGATGAATGCGGTACTTCAGCTGCCGAACATCGAAGACAGGGATACGCGCTCGATTCGATTCATCACCGGTGGCGGAGAGAAGATGCCGGTGCCACTTCTCGATCGTATCGCGCACGTTTTTCCGGCCTCGTGGTTCGCAGATGCATACGGACTCACGGAGACCGTGTCCGGAGACACCATCAACGATGCCGAGCACATGAGATCCAAGGTGGGGTCCGTGGGGAGGGCGGTCGCCCATACGCAGATCGCAATTTTCGATGATGACGGAAAGCGCGTGCAGGCAGGTCAACTGGGTGAGATCGCTGTGCGTGGACCCAAGGTGACGTCCGGTTACTGGCGAGACGAACAGGCTACGGAAAAGGCACTCAAGAACGGGTGGTTCCACACGGGCGACATCGGCCGCCTCGATACCGACGGCTTCCTCTACATCGAAGATCGCAAAAAAGACATGATCGTCTCGGGGGGCGAAAACATTGCCAGCCCTGAGGTCGAGCGTGTTCTGTACGAGTTCCCGGACGTCATCGAAGCTGCTGTGATCGGTGTTCCAGATGACCGGTGGGGTGAAGTTCCGAAGGCGTTCGTGGTTCTGCGGCCGGGAAGTACGGCCGGGATCGAAGATCTCAAGGAGTTCTGTCGCGGACGCCTCGCCAAGTACAAGGTGCCGTCGAGCATCGTCTACATCGAGTCCCTTCCACGCACGCCCTCCGGGAAAGTGCTGAAACGTACTCTGCGAGAGGCAACGTAA
- a CDS encoding SDR family NAD(P)-dependent oxidoreductase, with translation MSTRFDSKTVIVTGAAGALGATVARRLAFEGVSNLVLADMNAAALGPISEEIGATGVNVLAENLDVTDGDGFDALVSRTVDRFGALDALVNSAGIVSPNARIHNLSTADWERSFAVNSTGTFHGVRAVARTMRKRGAVSIVNVASVSGITAWAYAAPYCASKAAVIHLTRVAALEYAKEGIRVNAVCPGTFPSALHEGLPPEALASIEAKHPLGFGAPDDIAGAIAYLASDDSRWVTGHSLVVDGGYSLP, from the coding sequence ATGAGTACTAGGTTCGACTCGAAGACGGTGATCGTGACCGGAGCTGCAGGTGCGCTCGGTGCCACCGTAGCCAGGAGGCTCGCCTTCGAGGGGGTGTCCAATCTGGTTCTCGCCGATATGAATGCGGCAGCTCTCGGTCCCATTTCGGAGGAGATCGGTGCCACGGGAGTAAATGTCCTCGCAGAGAACCTCGATGTAACTGACGGCGATGGGTTCGACGCATTGGTCTCGCGTACGGTCGACCGGTTCGGCGCACTCGATGCCCTGGTCAACTCTGCCGGAATTGTCTCGCCGAACGCGCGGATCCATAACTTGTCGACCGCAGACTGGGAGCGGTCTTTCGCGGTGAACAGCACGGGGACCTTCCACGGAGTGCGCGCGGTTGCGCGAACCATGCGCAAGCGCGGGGCAGTGTCGATCGTGAATGTGGCATCCGTCAGCGGCATCACTGCATGGGCCTACGCGGCACCGTATTGCGCGTCCAAGGCCGCGGTCATCCACTTGACGCGGGTTGCTGCCCTGGAGTACGCGAAGGAAGGTATTCGGGTGAATGCAGTGTGTCCGGGAACATTTCCTTCTGCCCTACACGAGGGATTGCCGCCAGAGGCGTTGGCGTCCATCGAGGCCAAGCACCCCCTTGGCTTCGGTGCGCCGGACGATATCGCCGGCGCAATCGCTTATCTCGCCAGTGACGATTCCCGTTGGGTGACCGGGCATTCTCTCGTCGTCGACGGAGGGTATTCGCTGCCGTGA